The Anopheles coluzzii chromosome 2, AcolN3, whole genome shotgun sequence genome window below encodes:
- the LOC120953860 gene encoding pneumococcal serine-rich repeat protein isoform X1, which translates to MAPSPELGQPKAPDKPGSEVAKHEGQSTSGETTDRTCTASGSSSTTTATPIVTTPSATTVGGVGSEATVNNRSGTADTTGASINNSKVGTTNASPSGAAAAAVVPPVITTMAMSAATTTTTTTPATAVKVSSSSSTAQAPATAAATASSSHAKGTESSKNPSSSATAGNNKDNSSSSSSTQPSFAQEPLATMNEDALKALLDEAITYKCPKDREHKSATFNELLSKTEREDQEQNFSFTSRPVHSKRASARPTQGGSLQDITEATKQEYGYTEYCTGSSLSHKRHGGGGHGGSRNKRQISSVSSRQREGGSLPSNVNETTTPSYISEQPFLNEVRRPLKSTSAKFAAKSNDYGALLQSAPLNPIGASDWSGLAGEESQSGAAGGGDGGTGGCTGAGPTSGGGIVGSGTGPAAHTVINMGELDSDEGPSGHRGFRDMYSGHANNALQQLCMFVSQNNHYDSSADEIEMMGMGPSNGTSATAGGTSGTGGAAGSSSGMGASTITTGSSLAYGGGSSADTYGNGNGNSSNSSTSSTSSSSGGTNLVGSSAGAGGLSTAKKTFCYPKPQYTTQASLEIGQSCSVNRPSSVHHVDKTVSLPMLEAVQLGSTYPAVKCMIDSSKVDQSAIKSVLSSSNQFISTPRSSLTYPTIQQKFDENANSVSQFGGGGSGGGLGSSSSGNQMGSGGGSGSGTGGKKPRKPKSDRNTVVVVPENIAGYRGKSDIEALVSYIENTDNDKSQQPQHQLSQQQQLQLQQQQQQQQQQQQQQSSLQLARGGANLNSGSGAGGMNAKHANAKQTGASTTNNSVGGGGGVGSVDTGGEEKSKRKSEKKRERAAKMKKSNSLEELSSCSRKKVEEENTRQNHVEKARAQETDPAVTLRNSKSKKSAQTAAANTNSSNASAASATNLAGNNKDGGGGGGGSSGGGKRSERRSWGTEELSFFGNDASAGAVQEDGAPTTASTTVGGKGKKAKDHNVTTAVPTSNSKNASSAATNVSDGPSAVNHNSKKRDSLRMSVESLTALGGGSVGTGGEASDFHVVTKKKKTKKKAQMLGSEDATNATVAASSLVNRRYQGASAPIPSGGGYARNASNSGNSGGSGGGGGGGGGAGVSGNSGRYHSVSSHFTADREVYMNNDVSRRKSTSSVPPSEKSDSSDADSVHSLPIETNASRKQQQKPQQPKGKANQQQQQQHTSQQRQGTATSQSYAEIARIANVEKAGLGTGGANGAGGAGLSAGAGDGLGNHAEGSSSAAANANVIQDLNSSEAFPQLVESQQFHPHHHSLIPSQPASAASSGGQQHHPHLQALSHATCNNSGGTVNSSTGNGNSAGSNSSNSSHTLGASATTRATYSQSLLTAVNNSNDETNRHQQQQQPASVAATGATFGSGSSELQQTGGSHTASSGHPSKTVADGTKASLHKSKSVDNNDIYYSNEHYPALEKTVKSYHHARANNSADPVTGTSVSANAGSANVANGKNAPKAAGAAIVSGSNPAPASSALSFGQVAAASNVTGTQTSSSSNPSATANPTASKKGKAKKDLSGNGANTAAAPPPAQQQQHGTEVEQSAASSTESWNHAANAMVIDTDSHSTTMLPFDTRSPMNGGPGVNTIHFIQTSPQPQQQQQSHGPADGPSPASQQTSTTGKRNKKDKQQQLQTASTAAGNKSTGGGSNSTTAPGTASNSNNQLTRNKNRPAVIIVNDNEPKSNEFTFGFDIDQELLFGDFSEEDRKLLEGGDGANCREPPKSKGKQQRRNSGGTGGTVAGSEPPVSSSCSSNSTAVQTADPDYGLMQQHQPNAALSPMAPLDNTRSSSKTSPSSGSSSVSSSSASLSSSTTCNSYQQQSAHPVVQMVAGDPLGDVNEATHDGAVTGASIFHQPPPVAPSLLLHPIYTQPPPTLPPPHLTPAVQSVAGSVRPPPIRHHVQQPQQQQHQPPPPPAPLHHQQHHHNQYALPPPVMTPVTGGAVPGVAATVAVPVKDANGNPAAAAAAPPVVAMPTGHLITVPPPPLPSTLAIVPTAAPYVLLPAAPALPPVAVTAPLIVPAAAAAPAAALIVPQPAAVIKELASPPTVQNDLINNNATTHHQPQAVAPAIAVTNNNSIAQSYHQQQQQQQQQQQQQQQQLPKVQIMTVDTAAQTHSTVSPSQQSSSSVGSVEPTTKPAQQPMVREKMKEINLRFIAPEQVHTTEYNHDKIVFFVGTAWEDAICGSTKYYEDK; encoded by the exons ATGGCTCCCTCGCCAGAACTTGGGCAGCCCAAGGCGCCCGACAAACCTGGCAGTGAGGTAGCAAAGCACGAGGGACAATCGACTTCCGGCGAAACGACCGATCGTACGTGCACcgccagcggcagcagcagcactaccaCCGCCACCCCCATCGTCACCACACCATCAGCTACCACCGTTGGAGGCGTTGGCAGTGAAGCAACTGTGAATAATCGTTCCGGCACGGCCGACACCACAGGCGCTtcaatcaacaacagcaaagtAGGAACAACCAATGCCAGCCCAtccggcgctgctgctgcggcagtAGTACCGCCCGTCATCACAACGATGGCCATGTCGGCTGCGACAACGACCACTACGACCACTCCGGCTACTGCGGTGAAGgtatcatcgtcatcgtcaacCGCCCAAGCGCCGGCAACTGCTGCAGCAACCGCATCCAGCAGCCACGCCAAAGGGACAGAAAGCAGCAAGAACCCATCATCTTCAGCTACCGCCGGTAACAACAAAgataacagcagcagcagtagcagcacccAGCCGTCGTTCGCCCAGGAACCG CTCGCAACCATGAATGAAGATGCATTGAAAGCTTTGCTGGATGAAGCGATCACCTACAAGTGCCCGAAAGATCGGGAGCACAAGAGCGCAACATTTAAC GAGTTGCTGAGTAAAACGGAGCGCGAAGACCAGGAGCAGAACTTTTCCTTCACCAGCCGGCCGGTGCACAGCAAACGGGCCTCCGCGCGCCCGACGCAGGGCGGCTCGCTGCAGGACATTACGGAGGCGACCAAGCAGGAGTACGGCTACACCGAGTACTGCACCGGATCGAGCCTCTCCCACAAACGGCATGGCGGTGGGGGCCATGGTGGGTCACGCAACAAGCGTCAAATATCGTCTGTTTCCTCGAGGCAGCGCGAGGGCGGCAGTCTGCCTAGTAACGTGAACGAAACGACCACACCGTCCTACATCAGCGAGCAGCCGTTCCTGAACGAGGTGCGTCGCCCGCTCAAGTCGACGTCGGCGAAGTTTGCTGCCAAAAGCAATGATTACGGCGCGCTGCTGCAATCGGCGCCACTGAATCCGATCGGTGCGAGTGATTGGAGCGGCCTGGCCGGGGAGGAATCTCAATCGGGTGCGGCCGgtggcggtgatggtggtactGGTGGATGCACGGGCGCCGGGCCCACGTCGGGCGGTGGAATCGTTGGCTCGGGAACTGGTCCAGCAGCGCATACTGTTATCAATATGGGTGAACTGGACTCGGACGAGGGCCCATCCGGTCATCGCGGTTTCCGGGATATGTATTCCGGACATGCAAACAACGCACTGCAACAG ttgtgtatgtttgtgtctCAGAACAATCACTACGACTCGAGCGCGGACGAAATCGAGATGATGGGAATGGGTCCCTCGAACGGAACGTCTGCTACTGCCGGTGGTACGAGCGGCACCGGTGGCGCTGCCGGTAGTAGCAGTGGAATGGGCGCCTCAACTATTACCACCGGTTCAAGCCTCGCGTACGGCGGAGGCTCGAGCGCAGACACGTACGGGAATGGGAATggtaacagcagcaacagcagcacgtccagcaccagcagtagcagcggcGGAACGAACCTCGTTGGCTCGTCGGCCGGGGCTGGCGGCCTATCGACGGCAAAGAAAACGTTCTGCTACCCGAAGCCACAGTACACGACCCAGGCAAGCCTGGAAATTGGCCAGTCTTGCAGTGTGAACCGCCCATCGTCGGTGCACCATGTCGACAAAACCGTTTCGTTGCCAATGCTAGAGGCAGTCCAGCTCGGTTCCACATATCCGGCAGTGAAGTGCATGATCGACAGCAGCAAGGTGGATCAGTCCGCCATCAAGTCGGTGCTTTCGTCAAGCAATCAGTTCATATCCACCCCTAGAAGCAGTCTCACCTACCCGACAATACAG caaaagttCGACGAGAATGCAAACTCCGTGTCCCAGTttggcggtggtggcagtggCGGTGGTCTAGGATCCTCTAGCAGTGGCAATCAGATGGGCAGCGGCGGTGGTAGTGGCAGCGGAACCGGTGGCAAAAAGCCTCGTAAACCCAAATCCGACCGTAACACTGTGGTGGTAGTGCCGGAAAATATTGCCGGCTATCGGGGCAAGTCCGACATCGAGGCCCTGGTCAGCTACATTGAAAACACGGACAACGATAAGtcgcagcagccacagcaccagctatcgcagcagcagcagctgcagttgcagcagcaacagcagcagcaacagcaacaacagcagcaacagtcatCGCTGCAGCTGGCGAGAGGCGGTGCCAACTTGAACAGTGGAAGCGGAGCTGGCGGAATGAATGCAAAGCATGCAAACGCCAAGCAGACCGGTGCCAGTACCACCAACAACAGCgtgggcggtggtggtggcgtagGAAGCGTCGACACCGGAGGCGAAGAGAAGTCGAAGCGCAAGAGCGAAAAGAAACGGGAACGTGCGgccaaaatgaagaaaagtaATTCGCTCGAGGAGCTTAGCAGCTGCAGTAGGAAGAAGGTGGAGGAAGAAAACACTCGGCAAAACCACGTCGAAAAGGCTCGTGCGCAGGAAACGGATCCGGCAGTAACGCTGCGCAACAGCAAATCGAAAAAATCTGCCCAAACCGCTGCCGCCAACACGAATAGTAGCAATGCTTCCGCTGCATCGGCAACTAACTTGGCTGGCAATAACAAggacggtggtggcggtggtggtggttccaGCGGTGGCGGCAAACGTTCGGAGCGTAGATCTTGGGGAACGGAGGAGCTAAGTTTCTTCGGCAACGATGCGTCTGCTGGTGCGGTACAGGAGGACGGCGCTCCCACGACTGCATCAACGACCGTGGGTGGAAAGGGTAAAAAGGCCAAAGATCACAATGTAACGACTGCTGTACCGACTAGCAACAGTAAGAATGCCAGCTCTGCCGCAACGAACGTATCCGATGGGCCGTCGGCAGTAAATCATAACAGTAAGAAGCGCGATTCGCTACGAATGTCGGTAGAATCGTTAACCGCCCTCGGCGGCGGAAGCGTCGGCACCGGCGGAGAGGCGTCCGATTTTCACGTTgtcaccaaaaagaaaaagacaaaaaagaaggcaCAAATGCTCGGCTCAGAAGATGCGACCAATGCTACCGTGGCAGCATCGTCGTTGGTTAATCGGCGGTACCAAGGCGCGTCGGCCCCGATCCCTAGCGGAGGTGGTTATGCTCGAAACGCAAGCAATAGTGGCAACAGTGGCGggagcggtggcggtggtggaggtggtggtggcgctggCGTTAGTGGTAACAGTGGTAGATACCATTCCGTCAGCAGTCATTTCACCGCAGATCGTGAGGTGTACATGAACAACGATGTATCGCGACGAAAATCGACTTCCTCTGTTCCACCGTCTGAAAAGTCTGACTCGAGCGATGCCGACTCGGTTCACTCGTTGCCGATCGAAACGAACGCGTCCCgcaagcagcaacaaaagcCGCAGCAGCCGAAAGGTAAAGCcaatcaacagcaacaacagcagcacactAGTCAACAGCGCCAGGGTACGGCAACGTCGCAGTCTTACGCCGAAATTGCACGTATCGCCAATGTGGAGAAGGCAGGACTGGGCACCGGTGGTGCGAATGGTGCTGGCGGTGCTGGTTTGTCCGCTGGCGCTGGAGATGGTTTGGGCAATCATGCCGAAGGCAGCTCGAGCGCTGCTGCCAACGCGAACGTGATTCAAGATCTCAACTCATCGGAAGCGTTCCCGCAACTAGTCGAATCGCAGCAATTCCATCCGCATCATCACTCGCTGATACCATCGCAACCGGCGTCCGCTGCGTCATCGGGCGGCCAGCAGCACCATCCCCATCTGCAAGCACTGTCGCATGCCACGTGCAATAATAGCGGCGGAACTGTAAATAGCAGCACTGGGAATGGCAACAGCGCGGGTAGCAATAGTAGCAACAGTAGTCATACACTAGGAGCTAGTGCAACGACGCGGGCGACGTACTCGCAAAGTTTGCTCACGGCTGTGAACAACTCGAACGATGAGACAAACagacatcagcagcagcagcagcccgcaTCCGTTGCTGCGACCGGTGCCACATTTGGCAGTGGTAGCAGCGAACTGCAGCAGACCGGCGGATCACACACCGCCAGCAGTGGACATCCGTCAAAGACTGTGGCCGATGGTACCAAAGCGTCACTACACAAGTCGAAAAGTGTCGATAATAATGACATCTACTACTCGAACGAACACTACCCGGCGCTGGAGAAAACGGTCAAGAGCTATCATCACGCGAGAGCGAACAACAGCGCGGATCCGGTCACCGGCACGAGTGTATCAGCAAATGCGGGTTCCGCCAATGTGGCCAATGGCAAAAACGCACCAAAAGCAGCTGGTGCTGCTATCGTTTCCGGCAGCAATCCCGCGCCTGCTTCAAGCGCGTTGAGTTTCGGGCAGGTGGCCGCCGCTTCCAACGTTACTGGTACACAGACGTCGAGCTCCTCCAATCCCTCGGCAACGGCAAATCCGACAGCATCGAAGAAGGGCAAAGCGAAAAAGGATCTCAGTGGTAACGGGGcaaacactgctgctgcaccaccaccggcacagcaacagcagcacggcACGGAAGTGGAACAGTCGGCCGCCAGCAGTACCGAGTCGTGGAATCATGCTGCGAATGCGATGGTGATTGACACTGATTCACACTCCACCACGATGTTACCGTTTGATACGCGAAGTCCCATGAACGGGGGACCGGGTGTCAATACTATCCACTTCATCCAAACATCGCCCcaaccacagcaacagcagcagtcgcaTGGGCCCGCCGATGGTCCTTCGCCGGCGTCCCAGCAAACGTCTACGACTGGCAAGCGGAACAAAAAGGATAAACAACAGCAGCTTCAAACTGCGTCTACTGCGGCTGGAAACAAGTCAACCGGTGGTGGCAGCAACTCGACTACAGCGCCGGGTACGGCAAGCAATAGCAACAATCAGCTAACCCGAAATAAGAATCGTCCAGCCGTGATCATCGTGAACGACAACGAGCCGAAATCGAACGAATTTACGTTCGGCTTCGATATCGACCAGGAGCTGCTGTTTGGTGATTTCAGCGAGGAGGATCGCAAGCTGCTCGAAGGAGGAGATGGCGCCAACTGTCGCGAACCGCCGAAAAGCAAGGGCAAGCAGCAGCGCCGCAATAGTGGCGGTACTGGTGGTACTGTGGCTGGTAGCGAACCGCCGGTTTCTTCGtcatgcagcagcaacagtacgGCAGTGCAAACGGCGGATCCCGATTACGGGTTGATGCAGCAACACCAGCCGAATGCCGCCCTGTCTCCGATGGCCCCACTAGACAATACgcgtagcagcagcaagacaTCACCGTCGTCCGGATCGTCCTCCGTTTCGTCCTCGTCGGCGTCCCTGTCCTCGTCCACCACGTGCAATAGTTACCAGCAACAATCTGCGCATCCGGTGGTACAAATGGTGGCCGGCGATCCGCTGGGTGACGTAAATGAGGCCACACACGATGGTGCCGTAACCGGCGCGAGCATATTCCATCAGCCACCGCCGGTCGCTCCCTCGCTGCTGTTGCACCCGATCTACACGCAACCGCCCCCGACCCTACCGCCGCCACATCTCACCCCGGCGGTGCAATCGGTGGCCGGTTCCGTCCGACCGCCCCCAATACGGCATCACgtgcagcagccacagcagcagcagcatcaaccgccgccgccgccggcgccgctccaccaccaacagcaccaTCACAATCAGTATGCTCTTCCACCGCCCGTTATGACACCGGTGACTGGTGGTGCTGTGCCGGGGGTTGCTGCTACCGTTGCTGTACCGGTGAAGGATGCTAATGGCAatccggctgctgctgctgccgccccgCCTGTAGTGGCGATGCCGACCGGACATCTTATAACGGTTCCACCACCGCCGCTACCCTCAACGTTGGCGATTGTGCCGACGGCTGCACCGTACGTGTTGTTGCCGGCAGCGCCCGCTCTTCCGCCCGTTGCTGTTACCGCTCCGCTGATTGttcctgcagctgctgctgccccagCGGCCGCCCTGATCGTTCCGCAGCCGGCTGCTGTCATCAAGGAGCTTGCCTCGCCGCCGACCGTGCAGAACGATTTAATCAACAACAATGCcacaacacaccaccaacCACAGGCCGTGGCACCAGCCATTGCAGTAACGAACAATAATAGTATTGCTCAAAGTtaccatcagcaacagcagcagcaacagcagcagcagcagcaacaacaacagcaactgcCCAAGGTTCAAATAATGACGGTTGACACTGCCGCGCAGACACATTCAACGGTGTCGCCATCGCAACAGTCCTCTTCCTCGGTCGGCTCCGTCGAACCGACAACGAAGCCGGCGCAGCAACCGATGGTGCGTGAGAAGATGAAAGAGATCAATCTGCGTTTCATTGCACCCGAGCAAGTGCACACGACCGAATACAATCACGATAAGATTGTGTTTTTCGTAGGAACAG CCTGGGAAGATGCCATTTGCGGTTCTACGAAGTACTACGAGGATAAGTAA